Genomic window (Kangiella profundi):
AAACGGATGCTGGAGAAATGCTCGCTGTTTACCTTCCGCGGCTTTTATACCATTACTCCGCAGGAGTTTACCCTGTGCGAAGAGCGCAATGCCTATATGTTGCGTTACCTTGAAGTACCGGGGGTCAGTTTAAGTCACATTCCTGCAGACCGACACGAGCCAACGGCTATTCTAATGGGTAGCTGGCTTAACCATCTCCACAGCGAGGGTGTATATCTAAAGGATATTCGACAGACCAATATTCAGATATTACCGAACGGTTCTTTTATTTTACTGAACCCGACCAACTGTGAATTTTTTGACCGTGAGGTTAAAGAATCTCTGCGCGAAAAAGACCGCCAACAAATGATGGAAAGCATTGCCTTACTGAAAGACAGTCAAAGATGCAGAGAGCTCTTCATTGAGCAGTACCAGATGAAGCCATAGCTTTATTAAGCTTTCAATATAAGGCTTAACTTTGCCATCACCTCATCAACACTAATCAAATCCATGGCCTGGCGGTTGTGTACTCGCATACGCCAGCCGATTTCATGAAGTTGCTTTCCCAGAAGTTGCTGTACTGCCTGCTCAAATTTATCAATGGTATATTTTTGATTGAGATACGGCCCCGATAGCTTACTGGGAGCAACGGCATATAGCCCTATCACCGGAGTGCCTACCCCATTAGCAATGTGCGCCGGTCCGGTATCAGGTGCGATACAGACTTTTGCTTTGTGTAATATGACAGCCAGCTGTTGTAAGTTTGTCTTACCCACGCAGTTGATAACTTCTACCTGACTTTCGATCTGCTGTGCCAGCTCATGATCCAGCTTATCCGGCCCACCGGTTAATACTACTGGTAACTGATAACGCTCCTTAATCTGTTTAATTAGCTGAACCGTGTTAGCAGTAGACCAACAGCGCTCCAACTTGCTTGCCGCCGGATTAATCACTACATAGTTCTCTGGCAATGACATATTGGCAATAGCGCTGGCGTTATCATGCGAAAGAGTAATCAACCAATCATCGGCACTAACCTCGAGCTTATTTTGAATCAACAGTTCGGCAAAACGCTTGAAGCTGTCATGCAGATGTTCGTCACTAAAATCAATTCGCTCATTGGTGAATAGCCATTGCCAATCACGCGCACGAGTTTTATCAAAACCAATTTTACGAGGACTGCGAATGAGTGGATACATCAGGTTAGCGCGCGCACTGGCCTGCATAGCCAGTACTGCATCAAAGCTATGCTCTGCCAGTTGTTTTTTTAGCTTTCGATAGTCTGAAAAGTTCTTCGGCTTATCGATTGGAATATAGTGCAGGCGAGGGTGAGCGGAATCTTTTAATAGGCTATAGGCAGCTTTACCGATAATCCAATAAAGTTCCAGTTCTGGCCTCTGTCGCAAAAGGGCACGCACCACCGGTAAAACCAGTGTGCAATCACCAATTGCGGAAAGTCTTACCAAAGCAACTTTCATGGATGCTCCACCTGTTTGAGTTGTTATTCTTTCGTCAATGGAACCTTATCCAAAGCGATGTAGGCGCCTGCTTTTATACCCAGCTTCAAAAACAGCACTGAACTGAGTGCTCGCAGTAGCATAAAGGCATAGAAAGCCAACCACAAGCCATGATTACCCAGGCTTTTTGTCACAAAGTTCAGCGGTACAAAGCCCACCAGAACGGCAATTAACATCGAATTACGCATGGCGCCAATTTGCGATGCTCCAATAAAAACCCCATCCAGCCAAAAGCTCCAGACCGAAACCAGCGCCATAAAGATGATATAGAGATGGTAAGGCTCTGAAGCTGCAATAACACTATCAATGGTAGTAATTAAGCCAATGAACTGTTCAATAAAGAGCCAGAAAACCAAGGCAAAAATGACACTGACAATTAAAGACCACAAACCACCCACATTGATGCTCGAACGAAAATCTCGCCAACTATTGCGACCAATGGCTTTACCAACCAGCGCCTCTACGGCATTGGCAAAACCGTCAAGACCATTAGCAATTAATAGCAGAAAGTTCAGTAAAATGGCATTGATAGCCATCACTTCATCTCCTAACTCAGCGCCACGAGCATGAATGGTAAAGAACACCAACTCCAGCGCCAGAGTACGAATTAATAAATCGCCATTTAAGCTGAGCAATCGTTTGAGTTTATGCCAGGCCAGTTTGAATTTTTCAGCGATAGGATATTGAGACAGAAGGCGCACTACATGATAAGCACCAAAGGCAAAACCAACAGCCTCGGCAATCACGCTGGCTAAAGCCACTCCCTCAACCGTCATGCCCAGACCCAGCACAAAATAGAGATCCAGAACCACATTCAGAATATTAATAATCAACAGCATCCAGAACGGAATACGCGCCGTCTGCATACCCAGAAACCAGCCAATCATTACCGCGTTGAGTAAACTGAAAGGCAGCCCCCAGATCCGAGTATTCCAATAGGCCAGAACACTTGACTCTACTTCAGGCGATCCCTCAATCCACCACAGAATCAGATCAATCAGCCAGGGGTTTAACAACAAAGTCAAAAAGGCAACCGACAACCCCAGCAAAGACGATAGACACAGCCACTGCCGGATAGCAACATGATCTTCCGCACCATAAGCCTGCGCCACCAGACCCGTGGTAATCATCCTCAGGAAACCCATGGTCCAGACAATAAAGGTAAACAAAGCGGCACCCAACCCAACAGCCGCCAGATAATACGGCTCCGGCAAATGCCCCATCACCGCCGAATCCACCAACCCCACCAGCGGCACCGTCATATTCGACAGCAACATCGGTAAAGCAATACGCCAAATCGCCGAATGTTGATCAGTTCTCTGTAAATCAGTTTTTAGTGTAGCAATAGTCCAGAGTTTCATAATTCACAATTCATTGCAGGTAGTGCTCTTAATTTCCCCCTGGAGTTAGCCGACAGAAGAAAAAATATAGCGTAAATTGGGCAGGGAAAGGCCAATTTAGCCAATTCGAAACATGGATGTTTCGTTTGGCGGCGCGTTAATATTTTTAATGAGGGAGGGAAGTCCGAAGGACCTAACGATTGGGGCGTCTTTTCTTTTCGCCCTTTTCTTTGGACGAGCAAAGAAAAGGGCATAAAAAAATACTACAAACTTAAAGTAAGTAATCACTGAAAAAAATAAGTACGAATTAAAATTCCGACTGTTCCCTCAGGATCTCATAATCCCTCGCCACAGTTCCAACTAAATCTTCGCCAGGTAACACTTCATCTGGAGTAAGCAGTGCATAACGACGACCTAATGGGTCGATGATAAACCAACGAGCAGTGTGTTCGACCAGATAGTTATCCGGATCATCATGGCCAGGAATTTTATAGAAGGTCACGCCAATCGATTCAGTCAATTTACGTGTTTCTTCGAGCCCTGCATTGATGCCGATAAAATCTTTGTTAAACGCTGGTACATACTTATTCAATCGCTCCAGCGTATCTCGCTCAGGATCAACTGACACCATAACCACTTGCGTTGACTTGGCGATATTCTCTGGCAATTGCTGCATGACCTGATTGATGTTGCTCATAGCCGTTGGGCACACATCCGGGCAGGTCGTAAAACCAAAGAATACGATGCTCCAATTACCGATGAAGCTTTCCTGATTGAAGGTTTCGCCAGTGTGAGTTTTTCCTTCAAAAGGAGCAATCGCTCGAGGTTCGCCAAAAGTTCTAATCAGTTGCATTTCTTTTGGTGCGAATAGAAATTGGTAAGACATTACGCCAGCCACTAATGACAAAATCGCAACCAAAATAAAAATCAATCTGGCAAATGCTGTGTTCTTCTGCATATCAGCCTCTAGTATTCATTAAAATTTGATAAAAGGATCGACGTAATGATCGATTAACAGGAATGCAAACAAGAAAGTCAGATAACCAATCGACACCCCAAAAGTTTTCATCGCAATCCCTTCACGCTCTCGGTATTTCAAAATCACTGTGTAATACAGGAACCACAGTCCAAGTCCTACCGCGCCAATCAAATAGATAATACCGCTCATGCCAGTCAGGTAAGGAAGCAAGGTCGATAAAATCAGCAAAATGGTATAAAGCACGATGGAGGTTTTGGTGAAATCTTCGCCGTGAGTCACTGGCAGCATTGGGATTTCTGCTTTGGCATAATCTTCAATTCGATGGATCGAAAGCGCCCAGAAATGTGGTGGCGTCCAGGTAAAAATAATCAACACCAGCAGCCAGGCATAAGGGTCAGCGGAACCAGTAACCGAAGTCCAGCCAAGTAGTGGTGGAATCGCCCCTGATAAACCACCAATCACAATGTTCTGCGGTGTGGCACGCTTTAAAAACATGGTGTAAACGAAAGCATAGCCAACCAATCCGCCAAGAGTTAACACGGCCGTTAATGGATTAACCAAGAACCACAGCATGGCCATGGCAACCGCCGCTAAGATAGTCGAGAAAATAACCGCATTACGTGGCTTTACGCGACCCTGAGCAACCGGACGTTGCATGGTGCGCGCCATCATAGTATCAATGCGCGCATCCACCACATGATTGACCACTGCTGCAGCACCGGACGCAAAAGCGATCCCCAAGGTACCGAAAATTAATGCGCTTATTGGCGGGAACCAGCTTTGGGTGACATCGTTAGCTAAAAACATGCCGACCACAGCGGTAAATACTAATAAGTAGACGACCTTTGGCTTAGTTAGCTCGTAATAATCACGCCAGGTGATTGGGCGACCTTGGCTTTTCGGCTCACCCTCAGTTGTTGGGGTTTGCTGATTCGAATTAGCCATGTTTTCCTCCCACTTGCTTGGCTTGTCTAAATTGCCAGTTAACCAAAAAGTTCACGGCAATCAGCGTCAATAATAAAATGACACCGCCACCATTATGTGCCACTGCAACATATAGCGGCAGAGCAAAAATGATATTGCTGAAGCCTAATAGCATTTGTCCAATCAGCACCAATGCCAACGCTCGACCGAAGTGACGGATCAGGACGCTGTCTTTCTCACGTATCATCAAGAATGCCAACAAACCGACCACTAAAAAGACAATATAAGCACCAATTCTGTGGCTGACATGAATCGCCACTTTCTGCTCGTGGCTCAACACGCCACCTTCATAATTGATAAAGGGTTCGCCCTGCGCTTTAGCTAGATCAGCTTCAAACTTTTCCTGCTCAAGTGCCTTGAATTCATCAAACTCAAAGCCTTTCTGCCATAGGTCATAACCACCTTTGAAATCGACATTCTGCGTCCAGCCATCATTACAGAATGGTAATTCCGTGCAGGCAGTGGCCGCATAGTTGGCCGCGGTCCAGCCACCCAGGGCAATCTGCAGAATCACCAACACAAAACTTACCATCGCCAGCTTCTTGAACTTTTTAGCAACAACCTGCGATAAAGAAACAATTTTCGGTCTAAGCTGTAAGATATATAAAAACAGCAAGGATAAAATTGAGAAACCACCGAGTAGATGGAGCATGACGACAAACGGATGCACCTTTAGCGTCACTGTCCACATTCCTAGCAATCCCTGGAAAATAACCAATGGTAAAAGAATTGAAGGGAGTAAAACCGGAATGCTAGGGTCTTTGCGACGACCTCTCCAGGCGCCAACAAATAAAATAATGATGACAAGACCAATTGCCTTGGCAAAGTGACGATGAATCATTTCAGGCCAGGCTTTATCAGCCTCGAAAACCTGATTGTATTCCACCTCAGCCTGCTTGATGTAATCAGCATCCTGAGGAACGGTGAAGTGACCATAGCAACCCGGCCAGTCAGGACAGCCTAGACCAGCATCGCTTAGACGAGTCCAGGCTCCCAATAAAATCACACACAGCGCCAGAATGCTGGCGAAAATAGCGAACTTACGTAATGTTTTCTTTTGCATTGAAAGTACCTACTTACAAACCTGTGGCCTTAATGGCACGTCGCACATCATCACGCAGACCTTTACTGCGCATTATCGCTTCCTGCTCATCAGTTACCGGCTCGTAACGCATAAAAATATTGCCGTGTACATCCATCAAATAAATCTTGCCGCTTTCCAGCTGAGCGCCTTCGCCCACTGTTGGCTGACCATTACCACGTGCCAGTTGCAGTTGCTCACTGTCCTGCACCTTATCTTCGTAAATAATGTCATCCGGGAAAACAATCAGGCGAGTCAGCTTTTCAGACTCTTTGCCTAATGTGGCGTGGGTCTGGGTTAACCAGTGAATATTCAGCTCACAGGCTTCATCGCAGGTATTCTGTTCTGGGAAGTAAACCCACCACCATTGAGTTTCAAAGTCTTTAAAGTGTAAAGGCTCATCATCCACGCCATACCACTGAAACTGCTCAAAATGCGGGTAAGGGGATTCCAGCAGAGTACCGTTATTTTTAGTGGCTACCTGGAACCAGCCCATATGCATCGCCACATAGGCCAGAATTACTGGCGCGGCAAAAACCAGAACTAACGCCGAAACCACTTTGCGGTTCTGGCTGCGTACTTTCGGGTCAACCGTTTGCTGACTCATCTTGTCTCTCTCGCTTAAGATTTAACACTATGAATAAAATGATCAGAACCAAAGCCATACCAAACCATTGAATGGCATAAGCAATATGCTTCTCCGGAGGGCTTGCCACCAACTCCCACTGCCTGACAAAGGGCGAGTTAGGGTCTGCCTGCTGCCTGACCACAAAAGGAGCGGTATGATACCCTATTTCGCCTGCTTTTTCTGCAATAGTTTCCAGATCAAATTGGCCGATCAGCCAGGCATCATCGAACTTTTGCCATTGCGCATTTTGCGCCACAACCTGATTGGAACCTTTAGAGAAATAGAGTTGACCTTCAAGGCTCTGATCCTCGAAAGGGGGAATTTTAGGGACCTTCTCGTAAAAATCTTGTCGAGGTAACCAACCTCTACTTACCAGAATATAATTTGGTTGTTGTGACGACTTATCTGAATCAGTCTGCCACAGGGCGAACACTTCATAGCCCAGGCGCCCATCGCGCTTCTGATTATCCACCACCAGATGCAGGTTAGGCACCGCTTGCCCAGCCACTTCAACCTTGGTCTGATCCGGCTGTTCCAGCTGCAATGCCTGTTCCAGCGCTATACTGGGCTGATTGGATTTCGCCTGCAGATTAGCAATCAATTGGCGTTTTTCTTCAGCACGGTCCAGCTGCCAAATGCCCAGTCTCAACAAGACCGGCAACAACAATAAAAAGGCAATGGCGGGAATCAGGGTCGGTGCAAAGCTGCGGGAGCCTATTGAGATTTTGAATAAAGGTTTAGACAAAACAAGCCCTTAACATTCTACTGCTTCTGTTTTTAGCGCCAATCAGCGTATAATGCGACACGAGTTGTTACTCAAACTTTCACTCAAGAAAGCCGGTCTTTTCGATTGGTTAAAAGCAAAAGAATGACATTATGTGGATTAAAATTGTACTTATTATATTGATGCTGGCCATATTATTCAGCCTTTTTAGAGGTCTGTTTTTTCTGGGCAAAGGCGACGAAGAGTCCAGTAAAAAACTGGTCAAGGCGCTTAGCTGGCGAATTGGTCTATCTATCTTGTTGTTTATCATCGTAATTTTGCTACATTACTTTGGAGTTTTAGAATTTAGAGATAGTGTTCTGCCGGTAGAAACCTCAACTCAAGGAAGTAGCAGTGAATCAGCCCAACACGATGCCAGATACCCCAAAAACTGGTAAACCTGAAAAATTTTGTAATCAATGTGGGCAAAAGACCTTTCGCCCACAGCGAACCATCAAAGAGCTTTTGGTCGAGTTTGTCGAAGACTGGCTCAATTTTGACTCCAAAGTTTTTAAAACTGCGCGCATGCTGGCTAAACCCGGTGCTCTCTCGCGGGATTACTTCACCAACTCGCACCACAAGAACCATTACGTTACCCCAATCAAGCTTTACCTGATCCTGTCGATCATTTTCCTGTTAATGACCAAAGCTGGCGGCTTCAATGTCAGTAATGTTCAGATTGGCACCAATAACCTGAGCGAGCAGGAAAGAGCCGAAGTTCAGGAAGCCTTAACCGATGCACAGGAACAACTGGGTGATAACTCTGCTCTCAGCCCCGAAGTATTGAAGGCAATCGACAATGCCCAAGCTCAAGCTGACACAGAGGAAACCGATCCGGTTGTTTTGGCTCTTCACTGCAAATCCGATGCAAAAGATATTTTCCATCTGTGGCCACAGTGGCTTGATCAAGCGTTAGAAGAGCGAATTGATAAACTGTGCGATACCTACCACGACATATCCTATCTGCCTGAAGAAAAGCAGAAAGCCGCTCGCAGTGCATTAGGACTTTCTATTGTCCAAAATATGATTGAGGTGATTCCTCAGACGGTCTTATTTGCGTTGCCGTTATTCGCCTTGTTGCTAAGCCTTTTTTATGTGTTTAAAAAGCGCCTTTATGTGGAGCATCTGGTGTTACTGATTCACAGTCACAGCTTCATGTTCGCCATAATTCTGCTTTATCTTGGCTGGTATCAGCTGGTCACGATCGTTCCCCAGTTGCAGGTACTGCATTTGGGCTGGTTTGTGTTTATCGGCTTAATCGTTTATCTGTTCTACACTCAGAAAAACTTTTATCAGACGGGTTACTGGGCAACCATTTGGCGTTTCATGCTTTATGGGCTGCTGTATATGGTGATATTCAGTTTTATGATGCTGATAGCGTTATTGATTGGTTTAATGTCGGCTTAATCATTTAAGCCGACATCAGCCATTGTAGCCTTCTACCAAATAGTGCCAATCGCTCTCCTGCCAGTTGAACTCAGAATGTTTATCTTGCTCCTTGCCAAGTGAGCGCTGCAGTCGCGCCAGATTAGTTTCCAGCCTGGCGCTGGTATTGGCAAGCAGACGGCCTTTGTCAAAATCAATCAACCAGAACTGGCCTTGATCATCCAGTAGAATATTGTGGATGTTTAAATCGGAATGGTAGACGCCCTGTTCATGAAATTGTCTGATAAGGGCACCAACCGCCTGCCACTCATCAGCAGATAGTGAACGCTGTCTCAAAACATGAAAAAGGTCCTGGGTGTTTTTGATCAGCCCGATGATGATCGAGGCGCGGTAGGTAAAACCATTTTTTTCTACCATCAAAGCCACTGGCTCGGGTACTGGCAAACCTATCTTCTGCATTTTTCTTAATAGTGAAAGTTCACGATAAGCTCGTGTCCGTTTTAGACCAGTAAATAGATAAGAATCTTCAACCCACTTAGATAAAATACCGCCCCGGTAGTATTTTCTAAGCACGAACTGTTCGTCCCGCTTCTGAAAAAACCAGGTTGTATTTCGTCCGGTTGAATGTCCGATGATAGCTCCCTGCTCTGCTAATAGTTTTGCATCAAACCAGTCACTAGTAACTTTTCCGCGATAGCGCTTCGTTGTCACCAGGAACCGATTTCTGTCAACTTGTTCAATTTTCACAGAAACGTAAGCGGGACTGATGGTTGGTTTATCGCCTACTATACATTAAAATCGTCGCAAGTCCCTAATTTTCAAGGCCATACTGTGTTAAAAGACTTTCCTCAATCGCCGCAGGCTATCTGCATTTTGCGTCTTTCTGCCATTGGCGATGTCTGTCATGCAGTATCCACCGTACAGGCAATTCAGCGCCAATATCCTGAAGCTCTAATCACCTGGGTCATTGGAAAGGTAGAAGCCCAGCTGCTAAAAAACTTACCCGGCGTTGAGTTTATCGTCTTTGATAAAAGCAAAGGCGTTAAAGCTTACGCTGAATTGCGCAAGGCCATG
Coding sequences:
- a CDS encoding glycosyltransferase family 9 protein; translation: MKVALVRLSAIGDCTLVLPVVRALLRQRPELELYWIIGKAAYSLLKDSAHPRLHYIPIDKPKNFSDYRKLKKQLAEHSFDAVLAMQASARANLMYPLIRSPRKIGFDKTRARDWQWLFTNERIDFSDEHLHDSFKRFAELLIQNKLEVSADDWLITLSHDNASAIANMSLPENYVVINPAASKLERCWSTANTVQLIKQIKERYQLPVVLTGGPDKLDHELAQQIESQVEVINCVGKTNLQQLAVILHKAKVCIAPDTGPAHIANGVGTPVIGLYAVAPSKLSGPYLNQKYTIDKFEQAVQQLLGKQLHEIGWRMRVHNRQAMDLISVDEVMAKLSLILKA
- a CDS encoding MATE family efflux transporter, which encodes MKLWTIATLKTDLQRTDQHSAIWRIALPMLLSNMTVPLVGLVDSAVMGHLPEPYYLAAVGLGAALFTFIVWTMGFLRMITTGLVAQAYGAEDHVAIRQWLCLSSLLGLSVAFLTLLLNPWLIDLILWWIEGSPEVESSVLAYWNTRIWGLPFSLLNAVMIGWFLGMQTARIPFWMLLIINILNVVLDLYFVLGLGMTVEGVALASVIAEAVGFAFGAYHVVRLLSQYPIAEKFKLAWHKLKRLLSLNGDLLIRTLALELVFFTIHARGAELGDEVMAINAILLNFLLLIANGLDGFANAVEALVGKAIGRNSWRDFRSSINVGGLWSLIVSVIFALVFWLFIEQFIGLITTIDSVIAASEPYHLYIIFMALVSVWSFWLDGVFIGASQIGAMRNSMLIAVLVGFVPLNFVTKSLGNHGLWLAFYAFMLLRALSSVLFLKLGIKAGAYIALDKVPLTKE
- a CDS encoding SCO family protein — protein: MQKNTAFARLIFILVAILSLVAGVMSYQFLFAPKEMQLIRTFGEPRAIAPFEGKTHTGETFNQESFIGNWSIVFFGFTTCPDVCPTAMSNINQVMQQLPENIAKSTQVVMVSVDPERDTLERLNKYVPAFNKDFIGINAGLEETRKLTESIGVTFYKIPGHDDPDNYLVEHTARWFIIDPLGRRYALLTPDEVLPGEDLVGTVARDYEILREQSEF
- the cyoE gene encoding heme o synthase, with amino-acid sequence MANSNQQTPTTEGEPKSQGRPITWRDYYELTKPKVVYLLVFTAVVGMFLANDVTQSWFPPISALIFGTLGIAFASGAAAVVNHVVDARIDTMMARTMQRPVAQGRVKPRNAVIFSTILAAVAMAMLWFLVNPLTAVLTLGGLVGYAFVYTMFLKRATPQNIVIGGLSGAIPPLLGWTSVTGSADPYAWLLVLIIFTWTPPHFWALSIHRIEDYAKAEIPMLPVTHGEDFTKTSIVLYTILLILSTLLPYLTGMSGIIYLIGAVGLGLWFLYYTVILKYREREGIAMKTFGVSIGYLTFLFAFLLIDHYVDPFIKF
- a CDS encoding COX15/CtaA family protein, producing the protein MQKKTLRKFAIFASILALCVILLGAWTRLSDAGLGCPDWPGCYGHFTVPQDADYIKQAEVEYNQVFEADKAWPEMIHRHFAKAIGLVIIILFVGAWRGRRKDPSIPVLLPSILLPLVIFQGLLGMWTVTLKVHPFVVMLHLLGGFSILSLLFLYILQLRPKIVSLSQVVAKKFKKLAMVSFVLVILQIALGGWTAANYAATACTELPFCNDGWTQNVDFKGGYDLWQKGFEFDEFKALEQEKFEADLAKAQGEPFINYEGGVLSHEQKVAIHVSHRIGAYIVFLVVGLLAFLMIREKDSVLIRHFGRALALVLIGQMLLGFSNIIFALPLYVAVAHNGGGVILLLTLIAVNFLVNWQFRQAKQVGGKHG
- a CDS encoding SURF1 family protein, whose protein sequence is MSKPLFKISIGSRSFAPTLIPAIAFLLLLPVLLRLGIWQLDRAEEKRQLIANLQAKSNQPSIALEQALQLEQPDQTKVEVAGQAVPNLHLVVDNQKRDGRLGYEVFALWQTDSDKSSQQPNYILVSRGWLPRQDFYEKVPKIPPFEDQSLEGQLYFSKGSNQVVAQNAQWQKFDDAWLIGQFDLETIAEKAGEIGYHTAPFVVRQQADPNSPFVRQWELVASPPEKHIAYAIQWFGMALVLIILFIVLNLKRERQDESANG
- a CDS encoding twin transmembrane helix small protein, whose amino-acid sequence is MWIKIVLIILMLAILFSLFRGLFFLGKGDEESSKKLVKALSWRIGLSILLFIIVILLHYFGVLEFRDSVLPVETSTQGSSSESAQHDARYPKNW
- a CDS encoding DUF3667 domain-containing protein encodes the protein MNQPNTMPDTPKTGKPEKFCNQCGQKTFRPQRTIKELLVEFVEDWLNFDSKVFKTARMLAKPGALSRDYFTNSHHKNHYVTPIKLYLILSIIFLLMTKAGGFNVSNVQIGTNNLSEQERAEVQEALTDAQEQLGDNSALSPEVLKAIDNAQAQADTEETDPVVLALHCKSDAKDIFHLWPQWLDQALEERIDKLCDTYHDISYLPEEKQKAARSALGLSIVQNMIEVIPQTVLFALPLFALLLSLFYVFKKRLYVEHLVLLIHSHSFMFAIILLYLGWYQLVTIVPQLQVLHLGWFVFIGLIVYLFYTQKNFYQTGYWATIWRFMLYGLLYMVIFSFMMLIALLIGLMSA
- a CDS encoding 3-deoxy-D-manno-octulosonic acid kinase, with product MKIEQVDRNRFLVTTKRYRGKVTSDWFDAKLLAEQGAIIGHSTGRNTTWFFQKRDEQFVLRKYYRGGILSKWVEDSYLFTGLKRTRAYRELSLLRKMQKIGLPVPEPVALMVEKNGFTYRASIIIGLIKNTQDLFHVLRQRSLSADEWQAVGALIRQFHEQGVYHSDLNIHNILLDDQGQFWLIDFDKGRLLANTSARLETNLARLQRSLGKEQDKHSEFNWQESDWHYLVEGYNG